Proteins encoded in a region of the Deefgea piscis genome:
- a CDS encoding DUF2325 domain-containing protein, whose protein sequence is MKAYLVGADALGNIPQLLAEHGISVQKHVSGRNVSHQRKPASLNGADLLILFTDFLSHNVMKAYRELANDEQVRFVACRRSVCALSQSLEKIGEVKDCSQCPNRKSQR, encoded by the coding sequence ATGAAGGCCTATCTGGTTGGCGCCGATGCCTTGGGCAATATCCCGCAGCTATTGGCTGAGCACGGTATTAGTGTGCAAAAGCATGTGAGCGGGCGCAATGTGTCGCATCAGCGCAAGCCTGCGAGTTTAAACGGGGCCGATTTATTGATTTTGTTTACTGATTTTTTAAGTCACAACGTGATGAAGGCGTATCGAGAATTGGCCAATGATGAGCAAGTGCGCTTTGTTGCTTGCCGCCGCTCGGTGTGTGCTTTGAGCCAATCCTTAGAAAAAATTGGCGAAGTGAAAGATTGCAGTCAATGCCCGAATCGCAAAAGCCAGCGTTAA
- a CDS encoding DinB family protein: MFQGNMPQLMAAYNQWQNQQMYAAAATLSDAERKADRGAFFKSIHSTLNHLVWGDLMWLSRFTGETLISSPPGVDVYADFAELHAARMALDARIMAWANGLDAAWLNEPVTWTSKVYGFTQTIPRWVQVQHFFNHQTHHRGQVSTLLMQQGIDVGVTDLPLLPMLND, encoded by the coding sequence ATGTTTCAAGGCAATATGCCACAACTGATGGCAGCGTATAACCAATGGCAAAACCAGCAAATGTACGCTGCCGCTGCCACCTTAAGTGATGCTGAGCGCAAGGCGGATCGTGGGGCGTTTTTTAAGTCGATTCATAGCACCCTCAATCATCTTGTTTGGGGCGATTTGATGTGGTTGTCGCGCTTTACCGGCGAAACGCTAATTAGCTCGCCACCGGGGGTGGATGTTTATGCTGATTTTGCCGAGTTACACGCCGCGCGGATGGCGCTGGATGCGCGGATCATGGCGTGGGCCAATGGCTTGGATGCCGCGTGGCTAAACGAGCCAGTGACGTGGACCAGCAAGGTGTATGGCTTTACCCAAACCATTCCACGCTGGGTACAGGTACAGCATTTTTTCAATCACCAAACGCATCATCGTGGGCAAGTGAGTACCTTGCTGATGCAACAGGGGATTGATGTCGGTGTCACCGATTTGCCGCTATTGCCGATGCTTAATGATTAG
- the ppk2 gene encoding polyphosphate kinase 2 yields the protein MSKKNPSPNTQTADDVVSHKPALSEKTYQTELRKLHIELVKMQRWVQEHGLKVCIIFEGRDGAGKGGTIKALTERVSPRTFRVVALPAPTDREKTQMYLQRYVAHLPAAGEVVIFDRSWYNRAGVERVMGFCTPEQSEAFLHGAPQFEKAIIDSGIILLKYWLEVTPEEQERRLRDRIDDGRKTWKLSPMDILSFNRWDDYTTARDDMFKYTDTEFSPWFIAHSEDKKRVRLNVLSHILAHVPYEDLPQEKVKLPKRKIKVRSNTEHPLRIVPEKF from the coding sequence ATGAGTAAAAAAAATCCAAGTCCTAACACGCAAACCGCTGATGACGTAGTCAGCCACAAACCAGCATTATCAGAAAAAACCTATCAGACTGAACTGCGCAAACTGCATATTGAGCTGGTCAAGATGCAACGCTGGGTACAAGAGCATGGGCTCAAAGTGTGCATCATTTTTGAAGGGCGCGATGGTGCGGGCAAAGGCGGCACGATTAAAGCGCTGACTGAGCGCGTGAGCCCACGCACCTTTCGTGTCGTGGCGCTACCGGCGCCCACCGACCGCGAAAAAACCCAAATGTATTTACAGCGCTACGTGGCGCATTTACCTGCCGCTGGCGAAGTGGTTATTTTCGATCGCAGCTGGTATAACCGTGCCGGTGTTGAACGGGTAATGGGCTTTTGTACCCCAGAGCAATCTGAGGCATTTTTGCATGGCGCACCGCAGTTTGAAAAAGCCATCATCGACTCAGGGATTATCTTGCTCAAATACTGGCTGGAAGTCACCCCCGAAGAGCAAGAACGGCGCTTACGCGATCGCATCGACGACGGCCGAAAAACATGGAAGCTCTCGCCCATGGATATTTTGTCGTTTAACCGTTGGGACGACTACACCACCGCCCGCGACGACATGTTTAAATACACCGACACCGAATTTTCGCCGTGGTTTATCGCCCATTCCGAGGATAAAAAACGCGTGCGACTCAATGTGCTCAGTCATATTCTGGCGCATGTGCCGTATGAGGACTTGCCACAAGAAAAAGTAAAACTGCCAAAAAGAAAAATCAAAGTCCGCAGCAATACCGAGCATCCACTACGCATCGTGCCGGAAAAATTCTAA
- a CDS encoding AsmA family protein, which produces MDWRHSRSLRISFLLVLTLTALLGILPYFLSSDLVRDQLVSAVQRDTERKLDIRGSAHMVLLPRPAVLIKNATLTEPKSDTVFAHADAIKVVFRLWPLISEGKAVVNSIEVEKPELTIIRHDDGTYNFEDLLQSKGKQIHLALDRFSFSDAQLAWQDDLVNETLHLSQLNLELDNLTDPKKGDLNLDGQIYLNDNGEAARWRGKVQGSAAMRYVEQERRLHIADIKVALTQEGASDAGLKVSNTQLQITGNLNYGWDPLRLTGGDLKLTGSANRAGQQWKTTLDVPEIQLTDNALALNRLQFDIEMQDKDAKFSASATVPTLSGAQRHFLQSNTAKISVKFNSPEQNLDVVFSTPLAIERGNLTRLSNYRLTGSYTNRSLPRGAIRLDLTGKGDIDLHNELINLDSNGTLDYEPLHAQIGMESFVDPQFRINMNLAKFDLTPYLPAVAAGAKKSAQNNKFDLWWLEKFNAIGSIKIGELVLNNLHVDDLDVTLIARKNRLVLDPLSATLYEGQLAGRVEINSTQAVPFFRVEQTLSNMNINTLLTDTLDTSRFEGRSNLTIDVTAKGQNLADLRKSANGKIKASLKEGAIRGIDISGLLSSASQQIKLMNGEVSKTDHSNGKTNFSELNATLHLKNGIAENHDLSVSADVLKLSGGGMLNLAAGTLDYKMQASANPKVPELAGLIGLTLPITLSGPIQNPVYKADTANLKEQIIARQKAEAQAKIDRAAAAQKAREEKIAAQKAAALAEKKKAELAAKKKARSAPRKTTKVSKP; this is translated from the coding sequence ATGGATTGGCGCCATTCTCGCTCTTTGCGAATCAGTTTTTTGCTCGTCCTTACACTTACGGCCTTGCTGGGCATTTTGCCGTACTTTTTATCGTCAGACCTCGTTCGCGATCAATTGGTATCAGCAGTACAGCGAGATACCGAGCGTAAGCTCGACATTCGTGGCAGCGCCCATATGGTGCTGCTACCGCGTCCGGCTGTGCTGATTAAAAACGCCACACTCACCGAACCAAAGTCAGATACGGTTTTTGCGCATGCCGACGCCATTAAAGTGGTGTTTCGCCTATGGCCTTTAATTAGCGAAGGCAAAGCCGTCGTCAATAGTATTGAAGTTGAAAAGCCCGAGTTGACGATTATTCGCCACGATGACGGCACGTATAATTTTGAAGATTTGCTGCAAAGCAAAGGCAAGCAAATTCATTTAGCCTTAGATCGGTTTAGTTTTTCGGATGCGCAACTGGCTTGGCAAGATGATTTAGTCAATGAAACACTGCATTTAAGTCAGCTCAATCTTGAACTGGACAATCTGACCGACCCCAAAAAAGGCGATTTAAACCTAGACGGGCAAATTTACCTCAATGACAACGGCGAAGCAGCGCGTTGGCGCGGCAAAGTACAAGGCTCGGCGGCGATGCGCTATGTTGAGCAAGAGCGGCGATTGCATATTGCCGACATTAAAGTCGCACTCACGCAAGAAGGCGCCAGCGATGCGGGGCTTAAAGTTAGCAATACCCAGCTACAAATTACCGGCAATTTAAATTACGGCTGGGATCCATTGCGCCTGACTGGCGGTGATTTAAAGCTCACCGGCTCGGCCAATCGTGCTGGGCAGCAATGGAAAACCACGCTGGACGTGCCGGAGATTCAACTGACCGACAACGCTTTAGCACTCAATCGCCTGCAATTTGATATTGAGATGCAAGACAAAGACGCTAAATTTAGCGCTTCAGCCACCGTGCCAACCCTTAGCGGTGCACAAAGACATTTTTTACAAAGTAATACCGCCAAAATCAGCGTTAAATTTAATAGCCCAGAACAAAATCTAGATGTCGTATTTAGTACCCCACTGGCCATTGAGCGCGGTAATTTAACGCGGCTGTCTAACTACCGACTCACCGGCAGCTATACCAACCGCAGCTTGCCACGTGGCGCGATTCGCTTGGATTTAACCGGTAAAGGCGATATTGATTTACACAATGAATTGATCAATCTCGACAGTAATGGCACGCTAGATTACGAGCCATTGCACGCGCAAATAGGTATGGAAAGTTTTGTTGATCCGCAATTTCGGATCAATATGAATCTAGCCAAATTTGATTTAACGCCTTATTTACCCGCAGTAGCGGCGGGCGCCAAAAAAAGCGCGCAAAACAATAAATTTGATTTGTGGTGGCTAGAAAAATTTAATGCTATTGGCTCAATCAAAATTGGTGAGCTGGTACTGAATAATTTGCACGTTGACGACTTAGACGTCACCTTAATTGCGCGCAAAAATCGTCTGGTGCTCGATCCTTTATCGGCCACGCTCTACGAAGGCCAATTGGCTGGCCGCGTTGAAATCAATTCAACGCAAGCGGTGCCGTTTTTCCGCGTTGAGCAAACCTTATCCAATATGAATATCAACACCTTGCTCACCGATACCTTAGACACCAGTCGTTTTGAGGGCCGTAGCAATCTCACCATTGATGTGACCGCCAAAGGGCAAAATTTGGCTGACTTACGAAAATCAGCCAATGGCAAAATCAAAGCCAGTCTCAAAGAAGGCGCGATTCGCGGCATCGACATTAGCGGTTTACTGAGCTCGGCCAGCCAGCAAATTAAATTAATGAATGGCGAAGTCAGCAAGACCGACCATAGCAATGGCAAAACCAATTTTTCTGAACTCAATGCCACTTTGCATCTTAAAAATGGCATCGCCGAAAACCATGATCTGAGTGTGAGCGCCGATGTATTAAAACTCAGTGGTGGCGGGATGCTCAATTTGGCCGCTGGCACGCTCGACTATAAAATGCAGGCCAGCGCCAACCCTAAAGTGCCAGAATTAGCGGGCTTAATTGGCTTAACCCTGCCTATTACCTTGAGCGGCCCGATTCAAAACCCGGTGTATAAAGCCGATACGGCTAACTTAAAAGAACAAATCATTGCTCGGCAAAAAGCCGAGGCACAGGCAAAAATAGATCGCGCCGCGGCAGCACAAAAAGCCCGCGAAGAAAAAATTGCCGCACAAAAAGCCGCCGCCTTAGCGGAAAAGAAAAAAGCCGAGCTCGCCGCCAAAAAGAAAGCGCGTAGCGCGCCGCGCAAAACCACTAAAGTAAGCAAACCTTAA
- a CDS encoding Re/Si-specific NAD(P)(+) transhydrogenase subunit alpha produces MLIVIPKENQHGETRVAASPETVKKLVKQGHQVRVQANAGLAATWQDSDYLTAGASISEDITSLYSGAALILKVQAPNTQEIALYPEHAALVSLFDIHRYPHLGLLAAKQIDAYALELIPRITRGQSMDVLSSQANIAGYRAVLLATHYFPRFMPMLMTAAGSVKPARVLILGAGVAGLQAIATAKRLGAVVEVFDVRPATREQVESLGAKFVEVELSSEEQAALAHTGGYAKEMSDDYRQRQSELIAQQAAQADIIISTALIPGKAAPILLTAATVARMKAGSVIIDMAVSHGGNCPLSQTDQVVMSDNGVSIVGQSNLAALMPTDASSMFARNVLTFLALLSDKEAHYAPQQDDEIIQATRVCHAGSIYFASASATPATQASATQSSQASAVPATADAITA; encoded by the coding sequence ATGTTGATTGTGATCCCAAAAGAAAACCAACACGGCGAGACCCGTGTCGCCGCCTCGCCTGAAACGGTTAAAAAACTCGTCAAACAAGGGCATCAAGTACGCGTTCAAGCGAATGCCGGCCTAGCGGCAACATGGCAAGATAGCGATTACTTAACGGCTGGCGCGAGTATTAGCGAAGACATAACCAGCCTGTATAGTGGTGCAGCCCTTATTTTAAAAGTGCAAGCGCCCAATACCCAAGAAATTGCCCTTTATCCCGAGCACGCAGCGCTGGTGAGTCTGTTTGATATCCATCGCTATCCGCATCTCGGCTTACTCGCCGCCAAACAAATCGATGCTTACGCGCTGGAATTGATTCCACGGATTACCCGTGGGCAAAGCATGGACGTATTGTCGAGCCAAGCCAATATTGCCGGTTATCGCGCAGTGCTGTTGGCAACGCATTACTTCCCGCGCTTTATGCCGATGTTGATGACCGCCGCCGGCTCAGTGAAACCCGCGCGCGTGTTAATTTTGGGTGCTGGCGTGGCCGGCTTACAAGCGATTGCCACCGCCAAGCGTTTAGGCGCCGTCGTTGAAGTATTTGATGTACGCCCAGCCACGCGCGAACAAGTTGAATCACTGGGCGCAAAATTTGTCGAAGTTGAACTCTCCAGCGAAGAGCAAGCGGCATTGGCCCACACCGGCGGCTACGCCAAAGAAATGTCCGACGATTATCGGCAACGACAAAGCGAGCTGATTGCGCAACAAGCCGCGCAAGCCGACATCATCATTAGTACCGCCCTTATTCCAGGCAAAGCCGCGCCGATTTTGCTGACCGCAGCCACCGTGGCGCGGATGAAAGCCGGTAGCGTGATCATCGATATGGCCGTCAGCCATGGCGGCAATTGCCCGCTGTCGCAAACCGATCAAGTGGTGATGAGTGACAACGGCGTCAGCATTGTTGGGCAAAGTAATTTAGCCGCCTTAATGCCAACCGATGCCTCGAGTATGTTTGCGCGCAATGTACTGACGTTTTTAGCATTGTTGAGCGATAAAGAGGCCCATTACGCACCGCAGCAAGACGATGAAATCATCCAAGCCACTCGAGTTTGCCACGCCGGTAGCATTTATTTTGCCAGCGCCTCGGCCACCCCAGCTACTCAAGCCAGCGCCACTCAGTCAAGCCAAGCGAGCGCGGTGCCGGCCACTGCTGATGCTATTACTGCTTAA
- a CDS encoding NAD(P)(+) transhydrogenase (Re/Si-specific) subunit beta yields MANLTALLYLVAAVLFILSLRGLSSPHTALRGNLYGMVGMTIAVATTFFVANSPVVWLIVAAMAAGALVGAYKARTVAMTAMPELVAAMHSLVGLSAVLIAIAAVFHTGMSHTGAQQIELFLGAFIGAITFTASVVAYGKLSGKFGARAINFKGQHLINLLLALSMVGLGIAFYATGSQAAFLAMVAIALTLGVLLIIPIGGADMPVVVSMLNSYSGWAAAGIGFTLDNPVLIIAGACVGASGAILSYIMCKAMNRSIVSVLLGGFGAEVAAAGPAGSAQKNYRSGSADDAAFLMENAERVIIIPGYGLAVSRAQHALQELTDLLTERGVDVRYAIHPVAGRMPGHMNVLLAEAEVPYERVIEMDEINSDFASTDVVLVIGANDVVNPAAKNDPSSSIYGMPILDAYKARTVMVVKRSMSAGYAGLDNELFYMDKTMMVFGDAKKVVEGMLQAVH; encoded by the coding sequence ATGGCGAACTTAACGGCCCTGCTCTATCTGGTTGCTGCGGTACTGTTTATTTTATCGCTACGCGGACTCTCCTCACCACACACCGCTTTGCGCGGCAATTTATACGGCATGGTCGGCATGACCATCGCCGTGGCGACAACGTTCTTTGTCGCCAACAGCCCAGTGGTATGGCTGATTGTCGCCGCAATGGCCGCTGGCGCCTTGGTTGGCGCGTATAAAGCGCGCACCGTGGCCATGACGGCGATGCCAGAACTGGTGGCCGCGATGCATTCTTTGGTCGGTTTGTCGGCGGTACTGATCGCCATTGCCGCCGTGTTCCATACCGGAATGAGCCACACTGGCGCGCAGCAAATCGAGCTATTTTTAGGCGCATTCATCGGCGCGATTACCTTTACCGCTTCGGTCGTCGCCTACGGCAAATTGTCGGGCAAATTCGGCGCACGCGCGATCAACTTTAAAGGCCAGCATTTAATCAATCTGCTACTGGCGCTCAGCATGGTTGGCCTTGGGATCGCGTTTTACGCCACCGGCAGCCAAGCGGCATTTTTGGCGATGGTAGCGATTGCCTTGACGCTCGGGGTGCTGCTGATTATTCCAATTGGTGGTGCCGATATGCCAGTGGTGGTATCGATGCTCAATTCGTATTCGGGCTGGGCGGCGGCCGGCATTGGCTTTACGCTGGATAATCCGGTACTGATTATCGCTGGCGCTTGCGTTGGCGCATCCGGTGCGATTTTGTCGTACATCATGTGTAAAGCGATGAACCGCTCGATTGTGTCGGTGCTGCTCGGTGGCTTTGGTGCCGAAGTGGCTGCAGCGGGTCCAGCCGGCAGTGCGCAAAAAAACTACCGCTCGGGCTCGGCGGACGATGCGGCATTTTTAATGGAAAACGCCGAACGCGTGATTATCATCCCCGGCTACGGCTTAGCCGTGTCGCGCGCGCAGCATGCGCTGCAAGAGCTGACTGATTTACTCACTGAGCGCGGTGTCGATGTGCGCTATGCCATTCACCCAGTAGCAGGACGTATGCCTGGCCACATGAATGTGCTATTGGCCGAGGCCGAAGTACCCTATGAGCGCGTGATCGAAATGGATGAAATCAATAGCGACTTTGCCAGCACCGACGTGGTACTGGTCATCGGCGCCAATGACGTGGTGAATCCTGCGGCCAAGAACGACCCGAGCAGCAGCATTTATGGCATGCCGATTTTGGACGCGTATAAAGCGCGCACCGTCATGGTGGTCAAACGCTCGATGAGCGCCGGTTATGCCGGGCTCGATAATGAATTGTTTTATATGGATAAAACCATGATGGTATTTGGCGACGCGAAAAAAGTAGTCGAAGGCATGCTGCAAGCGGTGCATTAA
- a CDS encoding GNAT family N-acetyltransferase — protein sequence MQTSLSTARLVLRTFTGNDFTALRALTQQAEIIDILPDWAMSDAQLRDYLAAWQQFYLTEHEPISEWLYAITLAKSNELIGWVGIWPKDGLQSSFPEVAYAISREYRQCGLTTEAVAAATQAFFACSNTAALVAIVKDWNIGSRRVVEKVGFLPRGKTTVPRGNTIVPHDKTTVPDEGEFDFFILPRPNLASTAAIQLRAATTDDAEQLAAIQRAAYLAHARRCGPWSSDSDSAGSGGYDCPHKMAYAIATSHYFAIEVAGVCVGGIAYLGPIAGQAYVEYLHVDPAFGRQGIATQALAQLEGLVPQANSWSLSTSAHSKDNERFYVQCGYQVADRDDNCVTFIRHLRHNPSKPQHHIGLNLNANDWNDCAIADATFFSSNLNGSRFIDTCMQDAQLHNVNLTRLSIGDARLGGVKIGHASWGGAHLHDLARGWHGDNEPVTIERCDLAGAQIRDCDLRQAQIHSKQLEGLQINGVAYAELLAAWQRSQKT from the coding sequence ATGCAAACCTCGCTCTCTACTGCGCGCCTCGTGCTGCGCACTTTCACCGGCAACGACTTTACCGCGCTACGCGCCCTCACCCAGCAAGCTGAAATTATCGACATCCTGCCCGACTGGGCGATGAGCGACGCACAATTGCGCGACTATCTAGCGGCATGGCAACAATTCTATTTGACCGAGCATGAACCGATCAGCGAATGGCTATACGCCATTACGCTCGCCAAAAGCAATGAACTCATCGGCTGGGTTGGCATTTGGCCCAAAGACGGGCTGCAATCGAGCTTCCCCGAAGTGGCATACGCCATCAGCCGCGAGTACCGTCAATGCGGATTGACCACGGAAGCCGTAGCCGCAGCAACGCAGGCGTTTTTTGCGTGCAGCAACACCGCCGCCTTGGTGGCGATTGTTAAAGACTGGAATATCGGCTCGCGCCGCGTGGTCGAAAAAGTGGGGTTTTTGCCACGAGGCAAAACTACCGTGCCACGAGGTAACACAATCGTGCCGCACGACAAAACCACCGTACCGGACGAGGGCGAGTTTGATTTTTTCATCCTACCGCGCCCAAATCTAGCCAGCACTGCAGCTATTCAACTACGCGCCGCGACCACAGACGATGCCGAGCAATTGGCCGCCATACAGCGGGCAGCGTATTTAGCCCATGCCCGCCGTTGCGGGCCGTGGAGCTCGGACAGTGATAGCGCAGGATCTGGCGGCTATGATTGCCCGCACAAAATGGCGTATGCGATTGCAACGTCGCACTACTTTGCCATTGAAGTCGCTGGTGTGTGCGTTGGCGGTATTGCTTATTTGGGCCCCATCGCTGGGCAAGCGTATGTTGAATATTTGCACGTTGACCCTGCATTTGGCCGCCAAGGCATTGCCACTCAAGCTTTGGCGCAACTTGAAGGATTAGTCCCCCAAGCCAATAGTTGGTCGCTCAGCACCAGCGCGCACAGCAAGGATAATGAGCGCTTTTATGTCCAATGCGGCTACCAAGTGGCTGATCGCGACGACAACTGCGTCACCTTTATTCGCCATTTACGCCACAACCCAAGCAAGCCGCAACACCATATCGGCCTGAATTTAAACGCCAACGATTGGAATGACTGCGCCATCGCCGATGCCACATTTTTTAGTAGCAATTTAAATGGCAGTCGTTTTATTGATACCTGCATGCAAGACGCGCAACTGCACAATGTGAACCTGACACGGCTTTCCATTGGCGACGCGAGATTAGGCGGCGTTAAAATCGGCCACGCCTCGTGGGGCGGCGCGCATTTACATGATTTAGCGCGCGGCTGGCATGGCGATAACGAGCCAGTAACAATAGAGCGCTGCGATTTGGCGGGCGCGCAAATTCGCGATTGTGACCTACGCCAAGCGCAAATTCATAGCAAGCAACTCGAAGGCCTACAGATCAACGGCGTAGCCTACGCCGAGCTTCTTGCGGCGTGGCAGAGGAGTCAAAAAACTTAA
- a CDS encoding proton-translocating transhydrogenase family protein produces the protein MASLTIFVLAIFVGYHVVWNVTPALHTPLMAVTNAISGIIVVGAMLQVVDINAQQITLTSVLGAVAIFLASINIFGGFLVTQRMLDMFKSKKGAK, from the coding sequence ATGGCCAGTTTAACGATTTTTGTGTTGGCGATTTTTGTCGGCTACCACGTGGTGTGGAATGTCACACCAGCGCTACATACGCCGCTAATGGCGGTCACCAATGCCATTTCGGGGATTATCGTCGTTGGCGCCATGCTGCAAGTGGTGGATATCAACGCCCAGCAAATTACGCTCACTAGCGTTCTTGGCGCGGTAGCGATTTTCCTCGCCAGCATTAATATTTTTGGCGGCTTTTTGGTCACTCAGCGCATGCTCGATATGTTCAAATCGAAAAAAGGAGCGAAATAA
- the mutY gene encoding A/G-specific adenine glycosylase: MSDFSLRLRQWQQQSGRHHLPWQVNDAYCVWLSEIMLQQTQVSTVLDYYPRFLQRFPTLADLAAAPLDDVLALWSGLGYYTRARNLHACAQAVVRDFAGQFPNDPTLITTLPGIGRSTAAAIAAFSYGYRAAILDGNVKRVLTRWAGIEGYPGVKAIENQLWQLAESLLPARCSDSQQAASEIKAHTQGLMDLGATICTPKNPSCLLCPLASDCQARQSDRQAVLPTRKPKKTIPEKATVMIFLRNAQGDLLLEKRPPTGIWGGLWSLPEVALHTDPVAHIADHLGLNIALSTTLPEFVHVFTHYRLTITPQLAQLVGSDCAKESANTAWFSPAAALAAGIPTPLRKIIHSI; this comes from the coding sequence ATGTCTGATTTTTCTCTACGTTTGCGCCAATGGCAGCAGCAATCTGGCCGTCATCATTTACCGTGGCAAGTGAACGATGCTTACTGCGTTTGGCTGTCTGAAATCATGCTGCAGCAAACGCAAGTGAGCACCGTACTCGACTACTACCCGCGATTTTTACAGCGTTTCCCAACGCTGGCTGATTTAGCTGCCGCCCCGCTCGATGATGTGTTGGCGTTGTGGAGTGGACTGGGTTACTACACCCGAGCCAGAAACTTGCATGCTTGCGCCCAAGCGGTGGTGCGTGATTTTGCCGGGCAATTTCCTAACGACCCTACATTAATTACCACCTTGCCCGGCATCGGGCGCAGTACTGCAGCAGCCATTGCGGCTTTTTCCTATGGCTATCGTGCGGCGATTTTAGACGGTAATGTTAAACGCGTTTTAACCCGTTGGGCAGGGATTGAAGGCTATCCGGGGGTGAAAGCCATCGAAAACCAGCTGTGGCAATTGGCTGAATCCTTACTCCCTGCTCGTTGCAGTGATAGCCAGCAAGCGGCCAGCGAAATCAAAGCCCATACGCAAGGACTGATGGATTTGGGTGCCACCATTTGCACCCCAAAAAATCCAAGCTGCTTGCTATGCCCGTTAGCCAGTGATTGCCAAGCTCGGCAGAGCGATCGGCAAGCGGTCTTGCCAACAAGAAAACCCAAAAAAACCATCCCAGAAAAAGCCACCGTAATGATCTTTTTGCGCAATGCGCAGGGTGATCTATTGCTCGAAAAACGCCCGCCAACCGGTATTTGGGGCGGTTTATGGAGCTTACCTGAAGTCGCGTTACATACCGATCCAGTCGCCCATATTGCCGATCATTTGGGTTTAAACATTGCGCTGAGCACCACTCTGCCTGAGTTTGTGCATGTATTTACCCATTACCGTCTCACCATTACCCCGCAATTGGCGCAGCTGGTGGGCAGTGATTGCGCCAAAGAAAGCGCCAATACCGCGTGGTTTAGCCCAGCCGCTGCGCTGGCGGCAGGCATTCCAACGCCATTACGCAAAATCATTCATTCGATCTAA
- a CDS encoding Lar family restriction alleviation protein, which produces MITTSSTDQTGRPTPKPCPKCGAIAEQHKAGSNRFWVQCSKLGKNGNCSAIGQQGSNKKEAIANWNSLR; this is translated from the coding sequence ATGATCACCACCTCCAGCACCGACCAAACCGGTCGCCCAACGCCAAAACCCTGTCCAAAATGCGGCGCCATCGCCGAGCAACACAAAGCCGGATCCAATCGCTTTTGGGTGCAATGCAGCAAGCTAGGCAAAAACGGCAACTGCAGCGCCATCGGCCAGCAAGGCAGCAATAAAAAAGAAGCCATCGCCAACTGGAATTCGCTGCGCTAA
- a CDS encoding LEA type 2 family protein has translation MTWLQRVVAVLVLSLLSACSGIVNFEKPQVNLAGLEVLDLGLLEQKFVVSLRVTNPNDMALPIDGLKMKLDVNGQPFATGVSNQKVTLPRLGETVVKVNVTTNLSNIWKQIKAIQSKTLAYTVSGQLFVPLVPGGISFNRQGELSSLGAAVAK, from the coding sequence ATGACGTGGTTGCAGCGAGTAGTTGCTGTTTTGGTCTTGAGTTTGCTGAGTGCGTGTAGCGGCATCGTTAATTTTGAAAAACCACAAGTGAATCTAGCCGGTTTAGAAGTGCTAGATTTGGGCTTGTTGGAGCAAAAATTTGTGGTGTCCTTGCGCGTGACCAATCCGAACGATATGGCTTTGCCGATTGATGGTTTGAAGATGAAGCTTGATGTGAATGGTCAGCCATTTGCGACAGGGGTTTCAAATCAAAAAGTGACTTTGCCGCGCTTGGGTGAGACGGTGGTTAAAGTGAATGTAACCACCAATCTGAGCAATATTTGGAAGCAAATTAAAGCCATCCAAAGTAAAACGCTGGCGTATACGGTTTCTGGGCAGTTATTTGTTCCCTTAGTGCCCGGTGGCATTAGCTTTAATCGGCAAGGGGAATTGTCCAGCCTAGGGGCCGCAGTAGCGAAATAA
- a CDS encoding acyl-CoA thioesterase: protein MAHLTPIKVHGFHLDLYGHVNNARYLEFLEEARWGLMEEYGDLSWFMAQKMALVVSRVDIRYIRAATMGDQLLIETRLAELLPREGKIHQRIVRKDNGKVVAEADISFAVIHPEQRGALLIEGELFERFNQVLLATSELV, encoded by the coding sequence ATGGCGCATCTCACCCCCATCAAAGTGCATGGGTTTCATTTGGATTTGTATGGGCACGTCAATAACGCGCGTTATTTAGAATTTTTGGAAGAAGCGCGCTGGGGCTTGATGGAAGAGTACGGCGATTTGTCTTGGTTTATGGCGCAAAAAATGGCCCTCGTGGTGAGCCGCGTCGATATTCGTTATATCCGCGCCGCCACGATGGGCGATCAGTTGCTGATTGAAACGCGCTTGGCCGAATTATTGCCACGCGAAGGCAAAATTCATCAGCGCATTGTGCGTAAAGACAATGGCAAAGTGGTGGCCGAGGCTGATATTAGCTTTGCAGTCATTCACCCAGAGCAAAGAGGCGCGCTGTTGATCGAAGGCGAGTTGTTTGAGCGTTTTAATCAGGTTTTATTAGCAACGAGTGAATTGGTATGA